The following proteins are co-located in the Flammeovirga kamogawensis genome:
- a CDS encoding acyl-CoA carboxylase subunit beta, with amino-acid sequence MKNKLQKLEEMNRLAELGGGEKRIEAQHNKGKLTARERIELLMDTNTFHEVGKFVRHREVQFGLDKEHYLGDGVITGYGKISGRLVYVYSQDFTVFGGSLSESQAEKICKIMDMAMKNGAPIIGLNDSGGARIQEGVKSLGGYADIFYKNTKASGVIPQISCIMGPCAGGAVYSPAITDFIMMVENTSYMFVTGPNVVKTVTHEEVTSEELGGASAHSTKSGVTHFTSANEAIALQKIKKLLSYLPQNCEMDAPRYEYEKPKSEVRPQLNTIVPENPNTPYDIREVIHGSIDEDSFFEVHEAYAENIVVGFGRIGGKSIGIVGNQPAVLAGVLDNDASKKAARFVRFCDAFNIPLLVFEDVPGFLPGTDQEWNGIISNGAKLLYAFCEATVPRITVITRKAYGGAYDVMNSKHIGADLNYAWPTAEIAVMGAKGAAEIIFRKEIQNAEDPEAKLQEKIAEYTKEFANPYRAAYRGYIDEVIKPENTRERLIAAFTMLRNKVDHNPRKKHGNIPL; translated from the coding sequence ATGAAGAATAAGCTTCAGAAATTAGAAGAAATGAACCGTCTTGCCGAACTAGGTGGAGGCGAAAAAAGAATAGAAGCTCAACATAATAAAGGAAAACTTACAGCTAGAGAACGTATTGAACTATTAATGGATACAAATACCTTCCATGAGGTTGGTAAATTTGTAAGACATAGAGAGGTTCAGTTTGGTTTAGACAAAGAACACTACCTAGGCGATGGCGTAATAACTGGCTATGGTAAAATTTCTGGTAGACTTGTATATGTATATTCTCAAGATTTTACAGTTTTTGGGGGTTCATTATCGGAGTCTCAAGCAGAAAAAATCTGTAAAATTATGGATATGGCCATGAAAAATGGTGCCCCAATTATTGGTTTAAATGACTCTGGAGGAGCCCGAATTCAAGAAGGAGTCAAGTCTTTAGGAGGTTATGCAGATATTTTTTATAAGAATACCAAAGCATCTGGAGTAATTCCTCAGATTTCATGTATAATGGGACCTTGTGCTGGTGGAGCAGTATATTCTCCTGCTATTACAGATTTTATTATGATGGTAGAAAACACCTCATATATGTTTGTTACAGGTCCTAATGTTGTTAAAACAGTTACACACGAGGAGGTAACGTCTGAAGAACTCGGTGGTGCATCTGCTCATAGCACAAAAAGTGGAGTTACGCATTTCACATCAGCTAATGAAGCTATTGCACTACAAAAAATTAAAAAGCTGTTAAGCTATCTCCCTCAAAACTGTGAGATGGACGCTCCTAGGTACGAATACGAAAAGCCAAAATCAGAAGTTCGTCCACAGCTAAATACTATAGTTCCTGAAAATCCAAACACACCTTACGATATAAGAGAAGTTATACATGGTAGTATTGACGAAGATTCTTTCTTTGAAGTACATGAAGCTTATGCTGAAAATATTGTTGTTGGTTTTGGTAGAATTGGAGGCAAAAGTATTGGTATTGTAGGTAATCAGCCGGCTGTTCTTGCAGGTGTTTTAGATAATGATGCCTCTAAAAAAGCAGCACGTTTTGTACGTTTTTGCGATGCCTTCAATATTCCTCTTCTAGTGTTTGAAGATGTTCCAGGTTTCTTACCAGGTACAGACCAAGAGTGGAATGGTATTATCTCTAATGGAGCAAAATTATTATACGCTTTTTGCGAAGCAACAGTACCTAGAATTACAGTCATTACACGTAAAGCATATGGTGGAGCGTATGATGTTATGAACTCAAAACACATTGGTGCTGATTTAAATTATGCATGGCCAACAGCAGAGATTGCGGTAATGGGTGCGAAAGGTGCTGCTGAAATTATCTTCAGAAAAGAGATTCAGAATGCGGAAGATCCAGAAGCAAAGTTGCAAGAAAAAATTGCTGAATACACCAAAGAATTTGCAAATCCTTATAGAGCTGCATATAGAGGTTATATAGATGAGGTTATTAAGCCTGAAAATACACGGGAAAGACTAATTGCTGCATTTACAATGCTCAGGAATAAAGTAGATCATAACCCCCGAAAAAAACATGGTAATATCCCTCTTTAA
- a CDS encoding helix-turn-helix transcriptional regulator encodes MPHIYQLGNGDKLEEDSLKILSNEHKIEDLLVKTATQRKNLHFSNAFNYAGETLFLAEEAQDTVLMVKAYQSMGVLYYLFKQDEEAGIYFNKAYQYQQKLSKTQAVSNKSLYATHYYLALYYQRINNYKSLKIHIDSCFTYAKSSNENAIYKVYLNEKLASYYEGDKNYKQSLALLFKGIDRLENLPDSYPNKEIHKSFLIILYGHVAQNYFDLNRQDVSKKYFEKALKVEDKNGEYIFYQSYVMNRYAKLLALNGAYKDAYFYQTESKTINDTYLNLRNDRNKDFLTIRSHYKEEIDKKNEQLAKQQQEISARNKQLLYYKIIFLIIVVALIGGVLFFRWRNERKKHFLKELASKELLALKNKELTTNTLRLIEREEVIELLRVHIENSEIGVGSKRFLKSIDRNSETLWDGFNKTFIDQNIGFYERLEKEVPNLSAADLKVCALIKLNFSGKEMAYLLGISLGSVHVARHRLRKKMNLERDINLTNYINSI; translated from the coding sequence ATGCCACATATATACCAACTAGGTAATGGGGATAAATTGGAAGAAGATTCGTTAAAAATTCTGAGTAACGAACATAAAATTGAAGACCTTTTAGTAAAGACAGCCACTCAAAGAAAGAATTTACACTTTAGTAATGCATTTAATTATGCTGGTGAAACTTTATTCTTAGCAGAAGAGGCACAAGATACTGTACTTATGGTTAAGGCGTATCAATCAATGGGTGTTTTATATTACCTTTTTAAGCAAGACGAAGAAGCAGGGATTTACTTTAATAAAGCCTATCAGTATCAACAAAAATTGTCTAAAACTCAGGCTGTTTCCAATAAGTCCCTTTATGCTACACATTATTATTTAGCCTTATATTACCAGAGAATTAATAATTACAAATCTTTAAAAATACATATAGATAGTTGCTTTACTTATGCTAAAAGCAGCAACGAAAATGCTATTTATAAGGTGTATTTAAATGAAAAATTAGCAAGTTATTATGAAGGAGATAAAAATTATAAACAATCGCTTGCATTATTATTTAAAGGAATTGATAGACTCGAGAATCTACCAGATAGTTATCCAAACAAAGAAATTCATAAGAGTTTTTTAATAATATTATATGGACATGTTGCTCAAAATTACTTTGATCTAAACAGGCAAGATGTATCAAAGAAATATTTTGAAAAGGCATTAAAGGTAGAAGATAAGAATGGAGAATATATCTTTTATCAATCGTATGTTATGAATAGGTATGCAAAATTGTTGGCATTAAATGGAGCATATAAAGATGCGTACTTCTATCAGACAGAATCAAAAACAATAAACGATACGTACCTCAATCTAAGAAATGATAGAAATAAAGATTTTCTAACAATCAGAAGTCATTATAAAGAAGAAATTGATAAAAAAAATGAGCAATTGGCTAAGCAACAACAAGAGATTAGTGCTAGAAATAAACAGTTACTCTATTACAAAATAATCTTTTTAATTATTGTAGTGGCTTTAATTGGTGGCGTACTTTTTTTTAGGTGGAGAAACGAAAGAAAAAAGCACTTTTTAAAAGAGTTAGCATCTAAGGAGTTGTTGGCTTTAAAGAATAAAGAATTAACAACAAATACATTGCGGTTAATAGAACGAGAAGAAGTTATTGAACTATTGAGAGTTCATATAGAAAATAGTGAAATAGGTGTAGGAAGTAAACGGTTTTTAAAATCTATTGATCGGAATTCTGAAACGCTTTGGGATGGATTTAATAAAACATTTATTGATCAAAATATTGGTTTTTATGAGCGTTTAGAGAAAGAAGTACCGAATTTAAGTGCAGCAGACCTTAAAGTTTGTGCCTTGATTAAACTCAATTTTTCTGGTAAAGAAATGGCGTATCTATTGGGTATTTCTTTAGGAAGTGTGCATGTAGCAAGACATCGTTTACGGAAAAAGATGAACTTAGAAAGAGACATCAACCTGACCAATTATATTAATTCTATCTAA
- a CDS encoding archaeosortase/exosortase family protein: MIVEQQYTHNNQLKTIGIRAVFLFFVWKLLQFTIMKEDGAIDTAITESIVYMSSFFINLFGGEAYHTSSTLYINGIKSVFVGSPCNGLVIMVIFSSFVAITPGRLSTKIVYILVGLVIIYLSNTLRVILLGYNYIQDMETFNFNHKYTYVIIVYSIVFALWMLWIEKFSLMKDIFNTNDQ; encoded by the coding sequence ATGATTGTAGAACAACAGTATACCCATAATAATCAATTAAAAACCATTGGAATACGTGCTGTCTTTCTGTTTTTTGTTTGGAAACTACTTCAGTTTACAATTATGAAAGAAGATGGGGCAATAGATACTGCTATTACTGAAAGTATAGTTTATATGTCGTCTTTTTTTATTAATTTATTTGGCGGAGAAGCTTACCATACTTCAAGTACATTATATATTAATGGAATTAAGTCTGTTTTTGTTGGAAGCCCATGTAATGGTTTAGTCATAATGGTCATTTTCTCAAGTTTTGTGGCAATAACTCCAGGTAGGTTGAGTACTAAAATAGTCTATATTTTGGTCGGGCTCGTTATCATCTATTTATCAAATACATTAAGGGTAATTCTTCTTGGTTACAATTACATACAAGACATGGAAACATTTAATTTTAACCATAAATACACCTATGTAATTATTGTATATTCTATTGTATTTGCTCTTTGGATGTTATGGATTGAGAAATTTTCTTTGATGAAAGATATATTTAATACAAATGATCAATAG
- a CDS encoding sulfatase-like hydrolase/transferase — translation MKNKIFKHYLGALLFLLTTNVYVIGGTPLPTKTERPNILFILMDDLGYADVGFMPNAAKDIHTPNIDKLANQGTIFTSAYVAHPFCGPSRTSILTGRMPHTLGAQFNLAAFSGNGIDATESYISDELQAAGYFTGAIGKWHLGEEEKYHPNSRGFDYFYGFLGGGHEYFSRSWVDSKIYNPSVAKVGDYHYDYNRPMMENTTYVPTDKEQYVTDVLTDAGLKFIENASKKDAPFYLYLSFNAPHTPLQAQEKDIKDLQKTLGDNAAESGSERLTYTAMMYNVDYNIKRVVEKLKSTGQFDNTLIIFLSDNGGKYTKGANNQPLKGKKGDAYEGGFRVPMFMHWPNGNVPKGEINSNNFSALDFYPTLAHLGGVEIPSSKIYDGIDAWDGIVNNKSTRDNKPIFVMRHQRNRNWTGVVQDNYKLHSLGNGNWALYDLCEDIGEKNNIASQHPEIVTSMKEAVYQWTWSWEKHRPEFFDSPSYGFEESWNKSNMPNFEKTFGEVYDRKDYVSIPKKTDL, via the coding sequence ATGAAAAATAAAATATTTAAACACTACTTAGGTGCACTCCTATTTCTACTAACAACAAATGTTTATGTTATAGGTGGTACTCCATTGCCTACTAAAACAGAAAGACCTAATATTCTTTTTATTTTAATGGATGATTTAGGTTATGCTGATGTTGGTTTTATGCCCAATGCAGCTAAAGATATACATACGCCTAACATAGATAAACTTGCCAATCAAGGAACAATTTTTACTTCTGCTTATGTGGCTCATCCTTTTTGTGGACCGAGTAGAACGAGTATTTTAACAGGTAGAATGCCCCATACTTTAGGAGCTCAATTTAACCTTGCAGCATTTTCTGGTAATGGTATTGATGCTACAGAAAGTTATATAAGTGATGAATTACAAGCAGCAGGTTATTTTACTGGAGCAATAGGAAAATGGCATTTAGGAGAAGAAGAAAAGTATCATCCTAACAGTAGAGGTTTTGATTATTTTTATGGTTTCTTAGGCGGAGGACATGAATATTTTTCTAGATCGTGGGTAGATAGTAAAATTTATAACCCGAGTGTTGCAAAAGTTGGAGATTACCATTACGATTACAATAGACCAATGATGGAAAACACAACATATGTTCCTACTGATAAAGAACAATATGTAACAGATGTATTAACTGATGCTGGTTTAAAATTTATAGAAAATGCCTCTAAAAAAGATGCCCCATTCTATTTATATTTATCGTTCAATGCTCCACACACACCTCTACAAGCACAAGAAAAAGATATAAAAGATCTGCAAAAAACACTTGGTGATAATGCTGCTGAAAGTGGTTCTGAAAGACTTACTTATACAGCCATGATGTACAACGTAGACTATAATATCAAAAGGGTAGTTGAGAAATTAAAAAGTACTGGCCAATTTGATAACACACTTATCATTTTCTTAAGTGATAATGGGGGCAAATACACTAAAGGAGCAAATAACCAACCATTAAAAGGTAAAAAAGGTGATGCATATGAAGGAGGTTTTAGAGTACCTATGTTTATGCATTGGCCAAATGGTAATGTACCAAAAGGAGAAATAAATAGTAATAATTTCTCTGCCCTTGATTTTTATCCAACCCTAGCTCATTTAGGTGGTGTAGAAATTCCGTCTTCAAAAATTTATGATGGCATAGACGCTTGGGATGGCATTGTTAATAATAAAAGTACAAGAGATAATAAGCCAATTTTTGTAATGCGCCATCAACGTAATAGAAATTGGACGGGAGTTGTTCAAGATAATTATAAACTACACTCTCTTGGAAATGGAAATTGGGCTCTTTATGACCTTTGTGAAGATATAGGTGAAAAAAATAACATTGCAAGTCAGCACCCTGAAATAGTAACATCTATGAAAGAAGCTGTTTATCAATGGACATGGAGTTGGGAAAAGCATCGTCCAGAGTTTTTTGATAGCCCAAGTTATGGGTTCGAAGAATCTTGGAATAAATCAAATATGCCAAATTTTGAAAAAACTTTTGGGGAGGTATATGATAGAAAAGATTATGTAAGTATTCCTAAAAAAACAGACTTATAA
- a CDS encoding PID-CTERM protein-sorting domain-containing protein: MNIKFLLSLVTLLFISILFVHAQPPPPPGEGVPIDGGATLLIASGVAYGIKKFRDYTSKND; the protein is encoded by the coding sequence ATGAATATAAAATTTTTACTATCTTTAGTTACACTACTTTTTATATCTATTTTGTTTGTACATGCACAACCACCACCTCCCCCTGGAGAAGGAGTACCAATTGATGGTGGAGCTACATTGTTAATAGCTTCGGGTGTGGCTTATGGAATTAAAAAGTTTAGAGATTATACATCAAAAAATGATTAA
- a CDS encoding FAD-dependent oxidoreductase, whose translation MKRRDFFKKGSKAAVVAGILPLATSSCATQKNIATSTNKDKWHHLGKGEIGLSNRIKEATYEVVVVGGGAAGICAAVASARNGAKTVLIQDRPMVGGNASSEMRVHLNGVNNIKGKAERESGLIEEILLQNRFNNEQESFPVFDHIMYDFVVREPNLTLMVNTQAIEAIMDGSKIKAAKCWQATTETLYTITGKVFIDCSGDGLLAATAGAEYRTGREGKDEFNESFAPEKADGWQMGSTLLMSSVDMGRPMKYSPPSFAFKYTHEGAHKRRRFANFQDGIWWIEVGSDDDIIADAEVNRQKLMGYLHGVWDYIKNSGNFPEAENQALDWVGSLPARRESRRFIGDYILSEKDMTEHKHFDDAVAFGGWSLDEHNPGGIENVSEPPSYFHYHFKSIYQFPFGSLYSKNISNLMFAGRNVSQTHIALSSSRIMATCALQGQAVGTAATICIQKKCSPREVREKHINALQEQLLRDDAFIPNRPANDENDLAKQVSAIFADSTSTGDVKNLTNGMSRDIDGQINHWKSKNAKAELQLEWDKPTTISKVEIKCDTNLKRNIMMRKDSRNDDLYGNGVPKEMLKSLSVEGRINGKWVILGTINQNKTRLIKFNFEAKKVTAIKINLKETYGAEKIKLFEVRCYT comes from the coding sequence ATGAAAAGGAGAGATTTTTTTAAAAAGGGTTCTAAAGCAGCTGTAGTTGCAGGTATTTTACCACTCGCGACATCATCTTGTGCCACTCAAAAAAATATAGCTACATCTACTAATAAAGATAAATGGCACCATTTAGGAAAAGGAGAAATTGGGCTATCTAATAGAATTAAAGAAGCTACTTATGAGGTTGTAGTAGTGGGTGGAGGTGCTGCTGGAATATGTGCAGCAGTGGCTTCAGCTAGAAATGGGGCCAAAACAGTACTAATTCAAGACCGACCTATGGTTGGTGGAAATGCATCTAGCGAAATGAGGGTACACTTAAATGGTGTAAACAATATAAAAGGGAAGGCAGAAAGGGAATCTGGTTTAATAGAAGAAATTCTGTTGCAAAATAGATTTAATAACGAACAAGAATCGTTTCCTGTTTTCGACCATATAATGTATGATTTTGTTGTAAGAGAGCCAAACTTAACATTAATGGTGAACACTCAAGCAATAGAAGCAATAATGGATGGCTCTAAAATTAAAGCTGCTAAATGTTGGCAAGCCACCACAGAAACTTTATACACAATTACTGGTAAGGTATTTATAGACTGTTCTGGCGATGGTTTACTTGCAGCTACTGCTGGAGCAGAATACAGAACAGGCAGAGAAGGTAAGGATGAGTTTAATGAAAGCTTTGCTCCAGAAAAAGCAGATGGATGGCAAATGGGCTCTACATTACTAATGTCGTCTGTAGATATGGGAAGACCCATGAAATACTCTCCTCCATCTTTTGCTTTTAAATATACGCATGAAGGTGCCCATAAAAGAAGAAGATTTGCAAACTTTCAAGATGGTATCTGGTGGATTGAAGTAGGTAGTGATGATGATATTATTGCAGATGCAGAAGTAAACCGTCAGAAATTAATGGGGTATTTACATGGTGTATGGGACTACATAAAAAACTCTGGTAATTTTCCTGAAGCAGAAAATCAAGCACTAGATTGGGTTGGGTCGCTTCCAGCTAGGAGAGAATCAAGACGTTTTATTGGTGACTATATTCTCTCTGAAAAAGACATGACAGAACACAAACATTTTGATGATGCTGTAGCTTTTGGCGGGTGGTCTTTAGACGAACATAACCCAGGTGGAATTGAAAATGTTTCTGAGCCTCCAAGTTATTTTCATTATCATTTTAAAAGTATCTATCAATTTCCTTTTGGAAGTTTGTACTCTAAAAACATTTCAAATTTAATGTTTGCTGGACGAAATGTTAGCCAAACACACATTGCACTTTCTTCTTCTAGAATAATGGCTACATGTGCTCTACAAGGACAAGCAGTAGGTACGGCTGCAACAATTTGTATTCAGAAAAAGTGCTCTCCTAGAGAAGTAAGAGAAAAACATATAAATGCTTTACAAGAACAGCTGCTTAGAGATGATGCTTTTATTCCAAACAGACCTGCTAACGACGAAAATGATTTAGCAAAGCAAGTGAGTGCTATTTTTGCAGATTCTACTTCTACCGGAGATGTAAAAAACCTAACCAATGGTATGTCGAGAGATATTGATGGACAAATCAATCATTGGAAATCGAAAAATGCTAAAGCAGAGCTACAATTAGAATGGGATAAACCTACTACAATTTCTAAGGTAGAAATAAAATGCGATACCAATTTAAAAAGAAACATCATGATGCGAAAAGATAGCAGGAATGATGATTTATATGGAAATGGCGTACCAAAAGAAATGCTTAAATCTTTAAGTGTAGAAGGTAGAATTAATGGCAAATGGGTAATACTAGGTACAATAAATCAAAATAAAACTAGATTGATTAAATTTAATTTCGAGGCTAAAAAAGTAACTGCTATTAAAATTAATTTAAAGGAAACTTACGGAGCTGAAAAAATAAAACTTTTTGAAGTAAGATGTTATACATAA
- a CDS encoding S41 family peptidase has protein sequence MKNIYVLLLLISSLFSCDKVYFGEDLGTKDRKKNFEYLWNECNEKYAYFDVKNIDWDAIKVKYESQISEGMSDEAFFNVLGSMLSELKDDHTNLISPLNVSRFGVKKLGQDNFDFRVIEDNYLSDNYYISGPFMHDFIANNEIGYIRFGEFTGTVDDNNLDFILKRYKDTKGLILDLRENGGGAVNDIFSILSRFVEKKTLVYYSRIKTGAAHDDFSELEEAFVEPSDKIRYKKKVIVLIDRGTYSAGSFTALATKALPNITLIGDTTGGGLGMPNGGQLPNGWTYRFSITQALDLSKDPSLEKGVPADIPVSFDWTNMKKDEILETAINELK, from the coding sequence ATGAAAAATATATACGTTTTATTATTATTAATTTCTAGTTTATTTTCTTGTGATAAGGTTTATTTCGGTGAAGACCTTGGTACAAAAGATAGAAAGAAAAACTTTGAATATTTATGGAATGAGTGTAATGAAAAATACGCTTATTTTGATGTTAAAAATATAGATTGGGATGCCATTAAAGTAAAATATGAATCTCAAATTAGTGAAGGAATGTCGGATGAAGCATTTTTTAATGTATTAGGAAGTATGCTTTCTGAATTAAAAGATGATCATACTAATTTAATATCGCCTTTAAACGTTTCTAGATTTGGTGTGAAGAAATTAGGACAAGATAATTTTGACTTTAGAGTGATTGAAGATAATTATTTATCTGATAATTATTATATCTCAGGTCCTTTTATGCACGACTTTATAGCGAACAATGAAATTGGTTATATCAGGTTTGGAGAGTTTACAGGAACTGTAGATGACAATAATTTAGATTTTATTCTAAAGAGATATAAAGATACTAAAGGATTAATTTTAGACTTAAGAGAAAATGGTGGAGGAGCCGTGAATGACATCTTCAGTATTTTAAGTCGATTTGTTGAAAAGAAAACGTTAGTGTACTATTCTAGAATTAAAACTGGTGCAGCTCACGACGATTTTTCTGAATTAGAAGAAGCTTTTGTAGAACCTTCTGATAAAATTAGATATAAGAAAAAAGTAATTGTTTTAATAGATAGAGGAACATATAGTGCAGGTTCTTTTACCGCACTTGCAACAAAAGCACTTCCTAATATTACTTTAATAGGTGATACAACTGGAGGTGGTTTGGGAATGCCTAATGGAGGCCAATTACCAAATGGTTGGACTTACAGATTTTCAATTACTCAGGCATTAGATTTAAGTAAAGATCCATCACTAGAAAAAGGTGTACCAGCAGACATACCTGTTTCTTTTGATTGGACCAATATGAAAAAAGATGAGATTTTAGAAACAGCGATTAACGAATTAAAATAA
- a CDS encoding helix-turn-helix domain-containing protein, whose product MSDNHIYIEFDQKKTIASDFDIISLESILRDSEPHKIHRINFYAILVITDGEGIHTIDFKNYAYSKGEILTLKKGQVHQFHKSNAKGYILLLTEEYMANLFNNDSSVNSSELLNENLFMQHNLLGITEFDSFIQLVQQLKVELETTISQETNKIILHFLQILFLKIKQIRHTSIVPEIETQYIPKFIEFQELVEEFHPTSRSVKYFADKLKVTSKQLNLITHNICNETAKKVIDEITLLCIKRLLINQELSVKDVAVKTGFLEANNFFKFFKKNAIQTPYNFKNLYK is encoded by the coding sequence ATGAGCGACAATCATATTTACATAGAATTTGATCAGAAAAAAACAATCGCTTCCGATTTTGATATTATATCTTTAGAAAGCATTCTGAGAGATTCTGAGCCCCATAAAATACACCGCATCAATTTTTACGCTATTCTTGTTATAACTGATGGTGAGGGAATTCATACTATAGATTTTAAAAATTATGCGTATTCAAAAGGTGAAATACTTACTTTAAAAAAAGGACAAGTTCATCAGTTTCATAAAAGTAATGCTAAAGGATATATCTTGCTTCTTACAGAAGAATACATGGCTAACCTATTTAATAATGACAGCTCTGTAAATAGCTCTGAACTACTTAATGAGAACCTATTTATGCAACATAATCTGCTAGGTATTACTGAATTTGATTCATTTATACAACTAGTACAACAACTTAAAGTAGAATTAGAGACAACAATAAGTCAAGAAACGAATAAGATTATACTTCACTTTCTTCAAATCCTTTTTCTTAAAATAAAACAAATTAGACACACCTCTATAGTCCCTGAAATTGAGACACAATACATTCCAAAATTTATAGAATTTCAAGAACTTGTCGAAGAGTTTCACCCTACAAGTAGAAGTGTTAAATATTTTGCTGATAAATTAAAAGTCACATCAAAACAACTTAACCTTATTACACATAATATTTGCAATGAAACTGCTAAAAAAGTAATTGATGAAATTACGTTACTTTGCATCAAAAGATTATTAATTAATCAAGAGCTTTCCGTAAAAGACGTTGCTGTTAAAACTGGTTTTTTAGAGGCAAATAACTTTTTCAAATTTTTTAAAAAGAATGCAATTCAAACACCTTACAACTTTAAAAATTTGTATAAATAA